A genomic window from Flavobacterium phycosphaerae includes:
- a CDS encoding ABC transporter permease — MLLYFRLLKESFAFAMNALRNNKLRTMLSLLGVTIGIFSIIAVLAAVDSLDRKIKADLSTLDKNTIYLTSQSFGPTEVPRWKREQFPNVTFEEYQYLKGSLNNVENTCFQYFTNNQNIKQDSKTVSAVNMVPVTSEFVDIQRMEFSEGRFFNEAESNSGKQVVVLGYEIAKSLFDDFDPIGKTVRMYGQQFTVIGVTKKKGDSGIDIGGGDDTSAFFPSTFLRRIYGDNNEQVLPVIIIKPEKGADIEQLKGEISQKLRNIRGVKQGDIDNFFVNILAGLTDMIDNIIGSLKVGGWIISIFSLLVGGFGIANIMFVSVKERTNLIGIQKSLGAKNKFILFQFLFEAIILCVIGGLIGLLLVWIIAIILTQALDFEFVLGMGNILLGTGLAAIIGLISGILPAISASRLDPVEAIRSGM, encoded by the coding sequence ATGCTACTGTACTTTCGACTGCTTAAAGAGAGTTTTGCCTTTGCCATGAACGCACTCCGCAACAATAAATTGCGAACCATGCTTTCCCTTTTAGGCGTAACCATCGGTATTTTTTCCATCATTGCAGTATTGGCCGCAGTCGATTCGTTAGACCGAAAAATCAAAGCCGATTTAAGTACACTCGACAAAAACACTATTTATTTAACCAGCCAATCCTTTGGGCCAACCGAAGTGCCCCGCTGGAAAAGAGAACAATTTCCCAACGTAACATTTGAAGAATACCAATATTTAAAAGGTTCCTTAAATAATGTGGAGAACACTTGTTTCCAATATTTCACCAACAATCAAAACATCAAACAAGATTCAAAAACTGTATCAGCGGTAAATATGGTGCCGGTGACTTCAGAGTTTGTCGATATTCAACGCATGGAGTTTTCCGAAGGACGCTTTTTTAACGAAGCCGAATCCAATTCCGGAAAACAAGTAGTGGTGTTAGGTTATGAAATAGCCAAAAGTTTATTCGATGATTTCGACCCGATAGGGAAAACTGTTAGGATGTATGGCCAGCAATTTACCGTTATCGGAGTGACCAAAAAGAAAGGCGATTCGGGTATTGATATTGGTGGAGGCGATGATACGTCAGCCTTTTTCCCGTCTACCTTTTTAAGAAGAATTTATGGCGATAACAACGAGCAGGTTTTACCGGTTATTATCATCAAACCCGAAAAAGGAGCCGATATTGAACAGCTGAAAGGGGAGATTTCGCAAAAACTCCGCAACATCAGAGGGGTAAAACAAGGCGATATTGATAATTTCTTCGTCAATATCTTGGCCGGACTTACCGATATGATTGATAACATTATCGGTAGCCTCAAAGTAGGAGGGTGGATTATCAGTATCTTTTCACTACTGGTAGGCGGCTTTGGTATAGCCAACATCATGTTCGTTTCGGTAAAAGAAAGAACCAACCTCATTGGCATTCAAAAATCCCTCGGCGCCAAAAATAAATTCATCCTGTTTCAATTCCTGTTCGAAGCCATCATTCTTTGTGTAATCGGCGGATTAATAGGCTTGCTACTGGTCTGGATTATCGCCATTATATTAACCCAAGCGCTTGACTTTGAATTTGTATTGGGCATGGGCAATATCCTCTTAGGAACCGGTTTAGCCGCTATCATTGGTTTGATTTCCGGTATTCTCCCTGCCATTTCCGCATCCAGATTAGACCCGGTAGAGGCCATCCGCAGCGGTATGTAA
- the fbaA gene encoding class II fructose-bisphosphate aldolase, with protein MAHNIKPGVATGDEVQAIFNYAKEKGFALPAVNVIGSSTINGVLETAAKLNAPVIIQFSNGGAAYNAGKGLSNEGQKAAILGGIAGAKHIHTLAEAYGATVILHTDHCAKNLLPWLDGLLDASEKHFAETGKPLYSSHMIDLSEEPLHENIEICKEYLTRMSKMGMTLEIELGITGGEEDGVDNSDVDSSKLYTQPDEVAFAYEELMKVSPKFTIAAAFGNVHGVYKPGNVKLTPKILKNSQDYVQNKFNTGHNPVDFVFHGGSGSTLEEIREAIEYGVIKMNIDTDLQFAFTEGIRDYMTSKIDYLRTQIGSPDGADSPNKKHYDPRKWIREGELTFNKRLEQAFADLNNVNTL; from the coding sequence ATGGCTCACAATATCAAACCCGGAGTAGCAACAGGCGATGAAGTTCAGGCAATTTTTAACTATGCCAAAGAAAAAGGATTTGCACTTCCGGCGGTAAACGTAATTGGTTCCAGTACCATCAATGGTGTTTTGGAAACGGCTGCTAAGTTAAATGCGCCGGTGATTATTCAGTTTTCAAACGGTGGAGCTGCCTACAATGCCGGAAAAGGATTGTCTAATGAAGGTCAAAAAGCCGCTATCCTTGGTGGGATTGCCGGAGCTAAACACATTCATACTTTGGCGGAAGCTTATGGAGCTACTGTAATTCTGCATACGGACCATTGTGCTAAAAATTTATTGCCTTGGTTAGATGGTTTGTTGGATGCTTCTGAAAAGCATTTTGCCGAAACCGGAAAGCCACTATACTCTTCGCATATGATTGATTTATCGGAAGAGCCTTTGCACGAAAACATTGAAATTTGCAAAGAATACTTAACCCGTATGAGCAAAATGGGTATGACTTTGGAAATTGAATTGGGTATTACCGGTGGTGAAGAAGATGGTGTAGACAACTCCGATGTTGACAGTTCTAAATTATACACACAGCCTGATGAAGTAGCTTTTGCTTATGAGGAATTGATGAAAGTTTCTCCGAAGTTTACTATTGCTGCTGCTTTTGGAAACGTGCATGGTGTATACAAACCGGGTAATGTAAAACTGACTCCAAAAATCTTGAAAAACTCTCAGGACTATGTTCAAAATAAATTCAATACGGGTCATAATCCGGTTGACTTTGTTTTCCATGGCGGTTCAGGTTCTACCTTAGAAGAAATCAGAGAAGCTATTGAGTATGGTGTTATCAAAATGAACATTGATACCGATTTACAGTTTGCTTTTACAGAAGGTATAAGAGACTACATGACTTCAAAAATTGATTACTTACGAACTCAAATAGGCAGTCCTGACGGGGCTGATTCACCGAACAAAAAACACTACGATCCGAGAAAGTGGATTAGAGAAGGCGAACTGACTTTCAACAAAAGGTTAGAACAGGCGTTTGCTGATTTAAATAACGTTAACACATTATAA
- the accD gene encoding acetyl-CoA carboxylase, carboxyltransferase subunit beta, whose product MAWFKRTEKGITTATEDKKDVPKGLWYKSPTGKIIDQDELARNLWVSPEDDFHVRIGSKEYFEILFDNNEFKELDANMTAKDPLHFVDTKKYSDRLKDAIDKTGLKDAVRTGVGKSKGKDLVVCCMDFAFIGGSMGAVVGEKIARGIDYAIKTKTPFVMISKSGGARMMEAAYSLMQLAKTSAKLAQLAEAKIPYISLCTDPTTGGTTASYAMLGDINISEPGALIGFAGPRVVRDTTGKDLPEGFQTAEFVLDHGFLDFIAPRKELKDKINLYIDLILNQDVR is encoded by the coding sequence ATGGCTTGGTTTAAAAGAACAGAAAAAGGGATTACCACCGCAACCGAAGACAAGAAAGACGTACCCAAAGGACTTTGGTACAAATCACCGACGGGTAAGATTATCGATCAAGATGAATTGGCTCGTAACCTATGGGTGAGTCCGGAAGATGATTTTCATGTTAGAATTGGCAGTAAAGAGTACTTTGAAATCTTGTTTGACAACAATGAATTTAAAGAGTTGGACGCCAACATGACGGCTAAGGACCCTTTACACTTTGTAGATACTAAAAAATATTCAGACCGTTTAAAAGATGCCATTGACAAAACCGGATTGAAGGATGCGGTTAGAACCGGAGTAGGTAAATCAAAAGGGAAAGACTTGGTGGTTTGCTGTATGGACTTTGCTTTTATCGGCGGTTCGATGGGAGCTGTAGTGGGTGAGAAAATTGCTCGCGGTATTGACTATGCTATTAAAACCAAAACGCCTTTTGTGATGATATCCAAATCAGGAGGGGCTCGTATGATGGAAGCGGCTTACTCGTTAATGCAGTTGGCTAAGACTTCTGCCAAGCTAGCGCAATTGGCTGAGGCTAAAATTCCTTATATTTCTTTGTGTACTGATCCTACTACGGGAGGAACTACCGCTTCTTATGCTATGTTGGGAGACATTAACATATCCGAACCGGGTGCTTTGATTGGTTTTGCCGGTCCTCGTGTGGTGCGTGACACTACCGGGAAAGATTTGCCGGAAGGTTTTCAAACCGCGGAGTTTGTATTGGATCATGGTTTCCTAGATTTTATTGCACCTCGTAAAGAATTGAAAGACAAAATCAATTTATATATTGACTTGATTTTGAATCAGGACGTGAGATAG